In Synechococcus sp. A18-25c, a single window of DNA contains:
- the thrS gene encoding threonine--tRNA ligase, giving the protein MANHEQQTVSSAAATTTAPSTTVVLPKTSESDQLLKIRHSMSHVMAMAVQQLFPRARVTIGPWTESGFYYDFDNPEPFTEADLKAIKKGMIKIINKKLPLERIEVSRSEAEAKIKAQNEPYKLEILEGLQEPITLYTLGEQWWDLCAGPHVEHTGQLNAKAFELESVAGAYWRGDETKAQLQRIYGTAWETPEQLAEHKRRKDEALRRDHRRIGKDLDLFSIEDEAGAGLVFWHPRGARMRLLIEEFWRQAHFEGGYELLYTPHVADISLWKTSGHLDFYAESMFGPMEVDEREYQLKPMNCPFHVLTYASKLRSYRELPIRWAELGTVYRYERPGVMHGLMRVRGFTQDDAHVFCLPEQISDEILKILDLTERILSAFDFSNYEINLSTRPEKSIGDDAVWDLATKGLIEALDRKGWAYKIDEGGGAFYGPKIDLKIEDAIGRMWQCSTIQLDFNLPERFELDYIAADGSKQRPIMIHRAIFGSLERFFGIMTENYAGDYPFWLAPEQVRLLPVTDEVQSYAEQVLDQLTKAGVRATIDRSGDRLGKLIRTGEQMKIPVLAVIGAKEAEQNAVSLRSRRDGDLGVTPVSELLAAATTANTKRAAGLQLSA; this is encoded by the coding sequence ATGGCGAATCACGAGCAGCAGACGGTGAGCAGCGCGGCAGCAACAACTACAGCCCCCTCAACGACGGTGGTGCTGCCTAAAACGAGTGAGAGTGACCAGCTGCTGAAGATCCGACACTCCATGAGCCACGTGATGGCCATGGCCGTGCAGCAGCTCTTCCCGCGAGCCCGCGTGACCATCGGCCCTTGGACCGAGAGCGGTTTCTACTACGACTTCGACAACCCCGAACCCTTCACGGAAGCCGACCTGAAAGCGATCAAGAAGGGGATGATCAAGATCATCAACAAGAAGTTGCCCCTGGAGCGGATCGAAGTAAGCCGCAGCGAGGCCGAGGCAAAAATCAAAGCCCAGAACGAGCCCTACAAACTCGAAATCCTCGAAGGTCTGCAGGAGCCCATCACCCTCTACACCCTCGGCGAACAGTGGTGGGATCTCTGTGCCGGCCCCCACGTGGAGCACACGGGTCAGCTCAACGCCAAGGCCTTTGAGCTGGAAAGCGTGGCTGGTGCCTACTGGCGCGGCGATGAAACCAAGGCCCAGTTGCAGCGCATTTACGGCACTGCTTGGGAAACCCCCGAACAACTGGCCGAGCACAAACGCCGCAAGGACGAGGCTCTGCGCCGGGATCACCGCCGCATCGGCAAAGACCTCGACTTGTTTTCCATCGAGGACGAAGCAGGGGCAGGTCTGGTGTTCTGGCACCCCCGCGGCGCCCGCATGCGCCTGTTGATCGAGGAGTTCTGGCGCCAAGCCCACTTCGAGGGCGGATACGAGCTGCTCTATACCCCCCACGTGGCCGACATCAGCCTCTGGAAAACCTCAGGCCACCTCGACTTCTACGCCGAGAGCATGTTCGGCCCGATGGAGGTGGACGAACGGGAGTACCAGCTCAAGCCAATGAACTGCCCGTTCCACGTGCTCACCTACGCCAGCAAACTGCGCAGCTACCGGGAACTGCCGATCCGCTGGGCGGAGCTTGGAACGGTCTATCGCTATGAACGCCCCGGCGTGATGCACGGCCTGATGCGGGTGCGGGGCTTCACCCAGGACGATGCCCACGTGTTCTGTCTGCCGGAGCAGATCAGCGACGAGATCCTGAAGATCCTCGATCTCACCGAGCGCATCCTCTCTGCCTTCGATTTCAGCAATTACGAGATCAACCTCTCCACCCGCCCCGAGAAGTCGATCGGCGATGACGCCGTCTGGGACCTGGCCACCAAGGGATTGATCGAAGCCCTGGACCGCAAGGGTTGGGCCTACAAAATCGATGAGGGCGGCGGTGCGTTCTACGGCCCGAAAATCGACCTCAAGATCGAAGACGCCATCGGCCGGATGTGGCAGTGCTCCACGATCCAGTTGGATTTCAACCTGCCGGAACGGTTCGAACTCGACTACATCGCGGCCGATGGAAGCAAGCAGCGGCCGATCATGATCCACCGCGCCATCTTCGGTTCGCTGGAGCGGTTCTTCGGGATCATGACCGAGAACTACGCAGGCGATTACCCCTTCTGGCTGGCCCCCGAGCAGGTGCGTCTGCTGCCTGTCACCGACGAGGTGCAGTCGTACGCCGAACAGGTGTTGGACCAACTCACCAAAGCTGGCGTTCGCGCCACGATCGATCGCAGCGGAGACCGGCTCGGCAAGTTGATCCGCACCGGCGAACAGATGAAGATCCCCGTGTTGGCGGTCATCGGTGCCAAGGAAGCGGAGCAGAACGCCGTGAGCCTGCGCAGCCGTCGCGATGGAGATCTCGGTGTCACACCCGTCAGCGAGCTCCTGGCTGCAGCAACGACTGCCAACACCAAACGCGCTGCTGGCTTGCAGCTCTCCGCATGA
- a CDS encoding DUF2605 domain-containing protein, producing the protein MKPGRDPDADELLESLLDSLLKDFDHWFHRGQELLEDCPDSVMGPLERERMAVRVEEGLRAIEATRALVQASPEAMAVSMEAMTPWHQLVMEVWSLSARVAQASR; encoded by the coding sequence ATGAAGCCTGGTCGGGATCCCGACGCCGACGAACTGCTGGAGTCGCTTCTCGACTCTCTGCTGAAGGATTTTGACCACTGGTTTCACCGGGGGCAGGAGCTTCTAGAGGACTGTCCGGATTCGGTGATGGGGCCGCTGGAACGTGAGCGCATGGCGGTCAGGGTTGAGGAGGGGCTCAGAGCGATCGAGGCCACGCGCGCCCTGGTGCAAGCCAGCCCCGAGGCGATGGCAGTGTCGATGGAAGCAATGACCCCCTGGCACCAATTGGTGATGGAGGTCTGGAGCCTGTCCGCGCGCGTCGCGCAGGCATCGCGATGA
- a CDS encoding DUF2752 domain-containing protein has protein sequence MLWLRSRGWSLPLPGCPWRAWTGIPCPTCFLTRSVMASLHGDLGEALELHVFGPPSLAGLAWIGWRQGVRGHSLPELTPRRARLLGLVVAALLIYWLMRLWGWLTLGCPQPI, from the coding sequence ATGTTGTGGCTTCGGTCCAGGGGTTGGTCGCTTCCACTGCCAGGCTGCCCATGGCGAGCATGGACAGGGATACCTTGTCCTACCTGCTTTTTGACCCGTTCGGTGATGGCCTCGCTGCACGGCGATCTTGGCGAAGCCCTCGAGCTGCATGTGTTCGGTCCACCAAGCCTGGCCGGTTTGGCCTGGATCGGCTGGCGGCAGGGCGTGAGAGGGCATTCGTTGCCCGAGCTCACACCCAGGCGCGCACGGCTGCTGGGGCTCGTGGTTGCCGCATTGCTGATCTACTGGTTGATGCGTCTTTGGGGCTGGCTGACGTTGGGGTGTCCCCAGCCCATCTGA
- a CDS encoding endolysin encodes MLHRVTKQIRPLTQQAPQLLGIGALSLGLVLSMGQSLQAERSSEREQHQRTVAEALSPHRSTSTSEAPSNRAYAITPERRALLNTIRYAEGTWKEGRDLGYRILYGGGQFQDLSRHPDRVVVKRYASAAAGAYQFLPGTWQDVSRSLGLPSFAPEHQDQAALHLAKKRGALQEVDRYGLTKTAMNSLAPEWASFPTHAGLSAYGQPVKTHAELLAFYNDNLSQLRQGA; translated from the coding sequence TTGCTTCATCGCGTCACTAAACAGATTCGTCCTCTGACACAGCAAGCTCCTCAACTGCTGGGCATTGGCGCCCTCAGCCTGGGCTTGGTGCTGTCCATGGGCCAGAGCCTGCAGGCAGAGCGCTCGAGCGAACGGGAGCAGCATCAACGCACAGTGGCCGAGGCGTTGAGCCCCCACCGATCCACATCCACGTCTGAAGCGCCCTCCAATAGGGCTTATGCGATCACTCCCGAACGTCGCGCGTTGCTCAACACCATTCGCTACGCCGAAGGCACCTGGAAAGAAGGAAGGGATCTGGGCTACCGCATCCTTTACGGAGGCGGACAATTTCAAGACCTCTCACGCCATCCGGATCGCGTGGTGGTGAAGCGGTACGCCTCCGCAGCGGCCGGCGCCTATCAATTCCTTCCTGGCACTTGGCAAGACGTTTCACGCAGCCTGGGCCTTCCCAGCTTCGCTCCTGAGCACCAAGACCAGGCAGCGCTGCATCTGGCGAAGAAGCGCGGAGCACTCCAGGAGGTGGATCGATATGGCCTCACAAAGACAGCCATGAACAGCCTGGCCCCCGAGTGGGCTTCCTTCCCAACGCATGCTGGCCTCAGTGCCTATGGCCAACCGGTGAAGACCCATGCCGAATTACTGGCCTTCTACAACGACAACCTGAGCCAACTGCGCCAGGGTGCCTGA
- the trpS gene encoding tryptophan--tRNA ligase has product MGRPRVLSGVQPTGALHLGNWLGAIRNWVDLQNDHDTFFCVVDLHAVTVPHDPQRLAHDTLTTAALYLACGLDPEKSTVFVQSQVAAHSELCWLLNCITPLNWLERMIQFKEKALKQGDNVSVGLLDYPVLMAADILLYDADLVPVGEDQKQHLELARDIAQQRINARFGSEETPVLKVPKPMILKEGARVMSLTDGRSKMSKSDPNEGSRITLLDPPELITKKIKKAKTDPERGLEFGNPDRPETDNLLGLYALLSGKGREAAAQECADMGWGQFKPLLAEATVAALEPIQQRYKAFMDDRSQLEAVLRNGRERASAVAEANVQRVRQSMGFLSPS; this is encoded by the coding sequence ATGGGGCGGCCGCGCGTTCTCTCGGGTGTTCAGCCGACCGGTGCCCTGCATCTGGGCAACTGGCTGGGGGCGATTCGCAATTGGGTGGATCTCCAAAACGACCACGACACCTTCTTCTGTGTTGTGGATCTGCACGCGGTCACGGTTCCCCATGATCCGCAACGCCTGGCTCACGACACCCTGACCACCGCAGCTTTGTATTTGGCCTGCGGACTGGATCCAGAGAAATCCACCGTGTTCGTACAGAGCCAGGTGGCCGCCCACAGCGAACTTTGCTGGCTTCTGAACTGCATCACTCCCTTGAACTGGCTGGAGCGGATGATCCAGTTCAAGGAAAAGGCCCTGAAACAGGGAGACAACGTCTCTGTGGGCCTCCTGGACTACCCGGTGTTGATGGCCGCAGACATCCTTTTGTATGACGCCGACCTCGTCCCGGTGGGCGAAGACCAAAAGCAGCATCTCGAGCTGGCGCGCGATATCGCCCAGCAACGGATCAATGCGCGGTTTGGCTCGGAGGAGACCCCGGTCCTGAAAGTGCCCAAACCGATGATCCTCAAGGAAGGGGCCCGGGTGATGAGCCTCACCGACGGTCGCAGCAAGATGAGCAAGAGCGACCCCAACGAGGGCAGTCGCATCACCTTGCTTGACCCCCCAGAGCTGATCACTAAAAAGATCAAGAAAGCCAAGACGGACCCCGAACGCGGCCTGGAATTCGGGAACCCCGATCGGCCGGAAACCGACAACCTGCTCGGTCTGTATGCCCTCCTCAGCGGCAAAGGTCGTGAAGCCGCAGCCCAGGAATGCGCCGACATGGGCTGGGGGCAGTTCAAACCTCTCCTGGCAGAAGCCACCGTGGCAGCTCTCGAACCGATTCAGCAGCGCTACAAGGCCTTCATGGACGACCGATCGCAGCTGGAGGCGGTTCTGCGCAACGGACGTGAACGGGCCAGCGCGGTTGCAGAAGCCAATGTTCAGCGCGTACGGCAGTCCATGGGCTTCCTAAGCCCCAGCTGA
- a CDS encoding YcjF family protein, whose amino-acid sequence MQLPLPTIPSLSLKDALVTPRLLGPLALSAGVLVGGQWLLADVLHLPGGGLSLLAAGVGIWWLAKPPKRPSFRKPVSLQGWVNRCEEVLHQFAELESALGLTSLRAPRETELRRIEQFDAPLSLGVVATQGTTLPATDQLQGAMAGVQALDLCIARPLPVTATAWCWPEDLEELDVLLHVLPLPLRAADLLWLEQLSLDRPVWLLLESPGCMESADQLDALRCQLPERWHAHLLAWSGDPSQLRGVLQPVRQQLIQSERVRQLTRQRLLGNLHRQWQSELEALRRTQFRALLQRSQWVVAGVVAASPVPSVDLLAVVVGNGLLVKEMAKIWACPWSAEVLQAVARQLAVVALAQGVVEWTGQALLGLAKLDGGSWLAAGAMQALSAAYLTRVVGASMADWMALNAGVEEPDLEELKRQAPLLVARAAEQERLDLSSFAQQARQWLKDGQSWSTT is encoded by the coding sequence GTGCAGCTTCCGTTACCCACGATCCCTTCCCTGTCGTTGAAGGACGCGTTGGTGACTCCTCGGCTGTTGGGTCCTCTGGCTCTTTCCGCTGGAGTCCTCGTCGGTGGGCAATGGCTGCTGGCCGACGTCTTGCATCTCCCAGGCGGTGGCCTGAGTTTGTTGGCGGCAGGTGTCGGCATCTGGTGGTTGGCGAAGCCGCCAAAGCGCCCCAGCTTTCGCAAACCCGTCTCGTTGCAGGGATGGGTCAATCGCTGCGAAGAGGTGTTGCATCAGTTCGCCGAATTGGAATCGGCCCTGGGTCTGACGTCATTACGCGCGCCGCGTGAGACCGAGCTGCGACGCATTGAGCAGTTCGATGCGCCCCTTAGCCTTGGTGTGGTGGCGACCCAAGGAACCACCCTTCCAGCCACCGATCAGCTGCAAGGCGCGATGGCTGGTGTCCAAGCTCTGGATCTCTGCATCGCCAGGCCCCTTCCCGTCACCGCAACAGCGTGGTGCTGGCCAGAGGATTTGGAAGAGCTGGATGTGTTGCTGCACGTGCTGCCGCTTCCGCTCCGTGCTGCGGATCTGCTCTGGCTGGAACAGCTGTCCTTGGACCGTCCGGTGTGGCTCTTGCTGGAATCGCCCGGCTGCATGGAATCGGCCGATCAACTGGATGCCTTGCGCTGCCAGTTGCCCGAACGCTGGCATGCGCACCTGCTCGCTTGGTCGGGTGATCCCAGCCAGTTGCGTGGGGTGCTGCAACCGGTGCGCCAGCAGCTCATCCAGTCGGAGCGGGTGCGACAGCTCACCCGGCAGCGTCTGCTGGGCAATCTTCATCGTCAATGGCAGTCGGAGCTCGAAGCCCTGCGTCGAACGCAGTTCCGAGCACTGTTGCAGCGCAGTCAGTGGGTGGTGGCCGGCGTCGTGGCGGCCTCACCGGTCCCCAGTGTGGATCTGCTGGCCGTTGTTGTCGGCAATGGTCTGCTGGTGAAGGAGATGGCGAAGATCTGGGCCTGCCCTTGGAGCGCAGAGGTGCTTCAAGCGGTCGCCCGTCAGCTGGCTGTTGTCGCGTTGGCCCAGGGAGTGGTGGAGTGGACCGGTCAGGCACTACTCGGGCTGGCCAAGCTCGATGGCGGCAGCTGGCTTGCGGCTGGAGCGATGCAGGCGCTGAGCGCGGCCTATCTCACCCGCGTGGTGGGCGCCTCCATGGCGGATTGGATGGCATTGAATGCCGGTGTTGAGGAACCTGACCTTGAGGAGCTCAAGCGTCAGGCTCCCCTGCTGGTGGCTCGTGCTGCGGAGCAGGAGCGTCTCGACCTATCCAGTTTCGCTCAGCAGGCTCGGCAGTGGTTGAAGGACGGTCAAAGCTGGTCGACCACCTGA
- the psbA gene encoding photosystem II q(b) protein produces the protein MATAIRSGRRSGWENFCQWVTDTNNRIYVGWFGVLMIPCLLAATICFIIAFIAAPAVDIDGIREPVAGSLIYGNNIISGAVVPSSNAIGLHFYPIWEAASLDEWLYNGGPYQLVVFHFLIGISAYMGRQWELSYRLGMRPWICVAYSAPLSAAMAVFLVYPFGQGSFSDGMPLGISGTFNFMLVFQAEHNILMHPFHMLGVAGVFGGSLFSAMHGSLVTSSLVRETTESESQNYGYKFGQEEETYNIVAAHGYFGRLIFQYASFNNSRSLHFFLAAWPVVGIWFTSMGISTMAFNLNGFNFNQSILDAQGRVLPTWADVLNRANLGMEVMHERNAHNFPLDLAAAESTPVALQAPAIG, from the coding sequence ATGGCTACTGCAATTCGCAGCGGTCGCCGCAGCGGCTGGGAAAACTTCTGTCAGTGGGTTACCGACACCAACAACCGCATTTATGTGGGTTGGTTCGGTGTGCTGATGATTCCCTGCCTGCTCGCAGCGACCATCTGTTTCATCATCGCCTTCATCGCCGCTCCCGCGGTGGATATCGATGGCATCCGTGAGCCCGTCGCTGGCTCCCTGATCTATGGCAACAACATCATCTCCGGTGCTGTTGTGCCCTCTTCGAACGCCATCGGCCTTCACTTCTATCCCATCTGGGAAGCTGCCTCTCTCGACGAGTGGCTGTACAACGGCGGTCCTTACCAGCTGGTTGTCTTCCACTTCCTGATCGGTATTTCGGCCTACATGGGCCGTCAGTGGGAACTTTCCTACCGCCTCGGCATGCGCCCCTGGATCTGCGTTGCTTACAGCGCACCTCTGTCAGCTGCCATGGCTGTGTTCCTGGTGTACCCCTTCGGTCAGGGTTCTTTCTCTGACGGCATGCCCCTGGGCATCTCTGGCACCTTCAACTTCATGTTGGTGTTCCAGGCTGAGCACAACATCCTGATGCACCCCTTCCACATGCTGGGTGTTGCAGGTGTGTTCGGTGGATCCCTGTTCTCCGCCATGCACGGCTCCCTGGTGACCTCCTCCTTGGTGCGTGAAACCACCGAGAGCGAGTCCCAGAACTACGGCTACAAGTTCGGCCAAGAAGAAGAGACCTACAACATCGTGGCTGCCCACGGTTACTTCGGTCGCCTGATCTTCCAATACGCCTCCTTCAACAACAGCCGCAGCCTGCACTTCTTCCTGGCTGCCTGGCCCGTTGTCGGCATCTGGTTCACCTCCATGGGCATCAGCACCATGGCTTTCAACCTGAACGGTTTCAACTTCAACCAGTCCATCCTTGATGCGCAAGGACGGGTGCTTCCCACCTGGGCTGATGTGTTGAACCGCGCCAACCTCGGCATGGAAGTGATGCACGAGCGCAACGCTCACAACTTCCCCCTCGACCTGGCTGCTGCTGAGTCCACTCCTGTGGCTCTGCAAGCTCCCGCCATCGGCTGA
- a CDS encoding tetratricopeptide repeat protein, with protein MHPPQILKSFLPLAVVATAFVAHLPAHAQSDKEVERGFQEFLAGDYEAAILTFDRIIQENPNHALALMNRCGALTRLAEATADASYYEKAWSDCNKAIQIDPALAIAFYNRCSIQLNLGDFSAAAKDCDRAIEKAPGFAPSYLNRCSAKVSLGQYQSALSDCDEALALDASLAKAHVNKCAAKLNLGQLKGALLDCNEALKINPNLTNAYVNRGAIGRALGKPQSAINDYTLAIELQPNLAIAYGNRGNSFSDLGRYQEAIRDFDQAIQISPNFANFYVNRAIAKSGLGNEAEACVDLGRAASLGDQRASSLNAQFCQ; from the coding sequence TTGCACCCGCCTCAGATCCTGAAATCTTTTCTCCCTCTGGCTGTTGTCGCAACAGCTTTCGTTGCACATCTGCCAGCCCATGCTCAAAGCGATAAAGAAGTGGAGCGAGGCTTTCAGGAATTTTTGGCAGGCGACTACGAAGCTGCGATTCTGACCTTTGATCGCATCATTCAAGAGAATCCAAATCATGCGCTTGCGCTGATGAATCGCTGTGGAGCTCTCACCCGGCTCGCCGAAGCCACAGCTGACGCTTCCTACTACGAAAAAGCATGGAGTGATTGCAACAAAGCCATCCAGATTGATCCTGCACTGGCCATTGCGTTCTACAACCGCTGCTCGATTCAGTTGAACCTGGGTGATTTCTCTGCGGCCGCAAAGGATTGCGATCGCGCCATTGAGAAAGCCCCTGGCTTCGCCCCTTCCTACCTGAACCGATGCAGCGCTAAAGTATCATTAGGGCAATATCAATCCGCACTAAGTGATTGCGACGAAGCATTGGCCTTGGATGCGAGTCTTGCTAAGGCACACGTCAACAAATGCGCTGCAAAACTGAATCTAGGACAACTCAAAGGTGCCCTTTTAGACTGCAACGAGGCTTTGAAGATTAATCCAAATCTTACAAATGCCTATGTGAATCGTGGCGCCATTGGCAGAGCTTTGGGAAAGCCTCAATCTGCGATCAACGATTATACATTAGCCATTGAACTTCAGCCTAACCTAGCCATCGCCTACGGTAATCGCGGCAATTCCTTTTCCGATCTTGGCCGCTATCAGGAAGCAATCCGAGATTTTGATCAGGCGATTCAGATCTCACCCAACTTTGCCAACTTCTACGTCAACCGCGCTATCGCCAAAAGTGGACTCGGCAACGAAGCAGAGGCTTGTGTCGACCTTGGCAGAGCGGCTTCCCTCGGCGACCAACGCGCATCTTCGCTCAATGCCCAATTTTGCCAATAA
- the gap gene encoding type I glyceraldehyde-3-phosphate dehydrogenase, translating into MSIRIGINGFGRIGRLAFRQAMACPDVEVVAINDLIDIDYLAYLLRYDSTHRRFPGEIDVVDGQLVVNGSIIRVTAEREPSQLRWGDVGADYVLESTGFFLTDTTSRQHLEAGAKRVVMSAPSKDETPMFVMGVNHNAYAGEDIVSNASCTTNCLAPLAKVMNDNFGIVSGLMTTVHATTATQKPIDSPSLKDWRGGRGAGQSIIPSSTGAARAVGRVIPELNGKLTGMAFRVPTPDVSVVDLTVNLAQPASYEEVKHAMKGASQNGLSGILGYTEDPIVSNDLLGESCTSVFDAQAGMALNEKFMKLVAWYDNEWAYSCKCIDLMRHMDATAAT; encoded by the coding sequence ATGTCCATCCGCATCGGCATCAACGGCTTCGGGCGCATTGGACGCCTGGCCTTCCGACAGGCCATGGCCTGCCCAGATGTAGAGGTGGTGGCGATCAATGATCTGATCGACATTGATTACCTCGCTTATCTGCTGCGTTACGACTCAACGCACCGTCGCTTTCCAGGTGAAATCGACGTCGTCGATGGTCAGCTTGTGGTGAATGGCTCGATCATTCGGGTGACTGCGGAGCGCGAACCCAGCCAGCTGCGCTGGGGAGATGTGGGTGCGGACTACGTGCTCGAGAGCACAGGCTTTTTCCTGACCGACACCACATCTCGGCAACACCTGGAAGCCGGTGCCAAGCGCGTGGTGATGAGTGCTCCCTCCAAAGACGAGACACCCATGTTTGTGATGGGGGTGAACCACAATGCTTACGCCGGTGAAGACATCGTCTCCAACGCCAGCTGCACCACCAATTGTCTGGCGCCCCTGGCCAAGGTGATGAACGACAATTTTGGCATTGTCAGTGGTCTGATGACCACCGTGCATGCCACCACTGCCACACAAAAGCCAATCGACAGCCCCTCGCTGAAGGATTGGCGCGGGGGACGCGGTGCTGGCCAAAGCATCATCCCCAGTTCCACCGGTGCAGCCCGAGCCGTGGGACGTGTGATTCCTGAATTGAACGGAAAGCTGACGGGCATGGCCTTCCGCGTTCCGACACCGGATGTGTCGGTGGTGGATCTCACGGTGAATCTGGCCCAACCAGCCAGCTACGAGGAGGTGAAGCACGCCATGAAGGGGGCCTCCCAAAACGGACTCTCAGGGATTCTCGGGTACACCGAAGATCCGATTGTGTCGAACGACCTGCTGGGTGAAAGTTGCACGTCCGTGTTTGATGCCCAAGCAGGCATGGCCCTCAATGAGAAGTTCATGAAGCTTGTCGCCTGGTACGACAACGAGTGGGCTTACAGCTGCAAATGCATCGACCTGATGCGGCACATGGACGCCACTGCAGCCACCTAA
- a CDS encoding HIT family protein: protein MDAASGDEACAICALHRDVDHLESHEIWRSDLWLLRHHPGPAPLAGWCLLDARRHCGGPMEFAPEEAREWGLVVQQASRLVQRVSGCDRVYAIAFGEGARHLHLHLIPRESGDARTTAWGVADHYRNVEEGRTIPASDAKVRDWLVRARAMAPDLFDESFGRDR from the coding sequence ATGGATGCCGCTTCTGGTGACGAGGCCTGTGCGATCTGCGCTCTCCATCGCGATGTAGACCATCTCGAATCCCATGAGATCTGGCGCAGTGATCTCTGGTTGCTGCGGCATCATCCCGGCCCCGCACCGCTTGCGGGTTGGTGTCTGCTGGATGCGCGCAGGCACTGCGGCGGCCCCATGGAGTTCGCTCCTGAAGAAGCGAGGGAGTGGGGGCTGGTGGTGCAGCAAGCCTCAAGGCTGGTGCAGCGGGTGTCGGGTTGTGACCGCGTTTATGCGATTGCCTTTGGTGAGGGGGCTCGCCATCTTCATCTGCATCTCATCCCCCGTGAAAGCGGTGATGCACGCACCACCGCCTGGGGAGTTGCCGATCACTACCGCAATGTCGAGGAAGGACGAACCATACCTGCCTCCGACGCCAAGGTCCGGGACTGGTTGGTGCGAGCCAGAGCCATGGCACCAGACCTTTTCGACGAGTCGTTCGGCCGGGATCGCTAG